In Puntigrus tetrazona isolate hp1 chromosome 18, ASM1883169v1, whole genome shotgun sequence, one genomic interval encodes:
- the LOC122362764 gene encoding Golgi integral membrane protein 4-like, with product MRNLGGDGVVSVPKSEEKIVPWKVSVESRRGGNMGNGVCSRKQKKIFQSLLLVTVVFGMIYGGMFSYEMHKQLKRTEEMAVKYQQHQESLSAQLQVVYEHHSKLEKSLQKERLEHKKAEEDLLVFKRESQKALNKEKQESTYRLNALQTEHQILKSQHEDLKMQYYELQEKHQNQGQHHERVLDEHRLEIDNLQREKEVEISRLKENVYNLREENRQLRKAHQDYAQLLDVQLKCCIIKARGDRLNQDSSLDLIYKWLFSCGFDRPSF from the exons ATGAGGAATCTCGGAGGGGACGGAGTTGTTTCTGTGCCGAAGAGTGAAGAGAAAATCGTTCCCTGGAAAGTTTCTGTGGAATCCAGGAGAGGAGGGAACATGGGCAACGGCGTGTGCTCCAGGAAGCAGAAGAAGATTTTCCAGTCTCTGCTGCTGGTCACGGTGGTGTTTGGCATGATATACGGTGGGATGTTTTCTTACGAGATGCACAAACAGCTGAAGAGGACGGAGGAGATGGCCGTGAAATACCAGCAGCACCAGGAGTCTCTTTCCGCTCAGCTTCAAG TGGTATATGAGCATCATTCTAAACTAGAGAAATCCCTCCAGAAGGAAAGGCTTGAGCATAAGAAGGCTGAAGAGG ATTTGCTTGTGTTTAAGCGGGAATCACAGAAGGCCCTCAACAAAGAAAAG CAAGAATCAACCTATCGACTGAATGCCCTGCAGACAGAGCATCAAATACTGAAG TCCCAGCATGAAGACTTGAAGATGCAATACTATGAACTTCAAGAGAAGCACCAGAATCAAGGGCAGCATCATGAACGTGTTCTGGATGAGCACAGGTTGGAAATAGACAACCTGCAGAGGGAGAAGGAGGTTGAAATTTCCAGACTGAAAG AGAATGTGTACAACCTTCGAGAGGAGAACAGACAGCTGCGGAAAGCTCATCAGGACTACGCACAGTTACTTGATGTGCAG CTGAAGTGCTGCATCATCAAGGCCAGAGGAGACCGACTTAATCAGGACAGCAGCCTGGATCTCATTTACAAGTGGCTCTTCAGCTGCGGATTTGATAGGCCTTCCTTTTAA